A single region of the Streptomyces virginiae genome encodes:
- a CDS encoding PTS-dependent dihydroxyacetone kinase phosphotransferase subunit DhaM: MTAERQGPGSAPDAGPALVGIVLVSHSARVAEAVAELAHELAAGGPVAPVAAAGGTALGGLGTSTERIVAAAREVDRGAGVGLLADLGSSVLTVKALLMEDELPPGSALLDAPFVEGAVAAVVTASTGAPLAAVAAAAADAYTYRKA, encoded by the coding sequence GTGACGGCCGAGCGGCAGGGGCCCGGCTCCGCGCCCGACGCCGGCCCGGCCCTGGTCGGCATCGTGCTCGTGTCGCACAGCGCGCGGGTCGCGGAGGCGGTGGCCGAGCTGGCGCACGAACTGGCCGCCGGCGGACCCGTGGCTCCGGTGGCCGCGGCGGGCGGCACGGCCCTCGGCGGGCTCGGCACGAGCACGGAGCGGATCGTCGCGGCCGCCCGGGAGGTGGACCGCGGCGCCGGGGTGGGCCTGCTGGCCGACCTGGGCAGCTCGGTACTGACGGTGAAGGCCCTCCTGATGGAGGACGAACTCCCGCCGGGGTCGGCCCTGTTGGACGCGCCGTTCGTCGAGGGCGCGGTGGCCGCGGTGGTCACCGCGTCCACGGGAGCCCCCCTGGCCGCGGTCGCGGCGGCCGCCGCGGACGCGTACACCTACCGCAAGGCCTGA
- the modA gene encoding molybdate ABC transporter substrate-binding protein, producing the protein MSPITIRRTAAAALTAALLVPLAACGKSDDKKAAADPTPAPKAVNLTVLAASSLTDVFKTAGEEYQKTHPGTKITFSFAGSQELAAQVKQGAPADALVTADTKTMDGLKAETGDATIIAKNRLVIAATKANPFKIDELKDLADTKIKVVLAAPEVPVGRYSKQILDAQKIEVKPVSQEPNVRAVLSKVELGEADAGLVYKTDSAKSGDKVVTVDIPDDQNAVASYPAATLKQSKNATDAAAFVAWLSTPEAQKILQDAGFQKA; encoded by the coding sequence ATGTCCCCGATCACGATCCGCCGTACCGCCGCCGCCGCGCTGACGGCCGCCCTGCTCGTGCCGCTGGCCGCGTGCGGCAAGAGCGACGACAAGAAGGCCGCCGCCGACCCCACCCCCGCGCCGAAGGCCGTGAACCTCACGGTGCTGGCCGCCTCCTCCCTCACCGACGTCTTCAAGACCGCGGGTGAGGAGTACCAGAAGACCCACCCCGGCACGAAGATCACCTTCTCCTTCGCCGGTTCGCAGGAGCTCGCGGCCCAGGTCAAGCAGGGCGCCCCGGCCGACGCGCTGGTCACCGCCGACACCAAGACCATGGACGGGCTGAAGGCCGAGACCGGCGACGCCACGATCATCGCCAAGAACCGCCTGGTCATCGCGGCCACCAAGGCCAACCCGTTCAAGATCGACGAGCTCAAGGACCTCGCCGACACCAAGATCAAGGTCGTGCTCGCCGCGCCCGAGGTCCCGGTCGGCCGCTACAGCAAGCAGATCCTCGACGCCCAGAAGATCGAGGTGAAGCCGGTCTCCCAGGAGCCCAACGTCCGTGCCGTGCTGAGCAAGGTCGAGCTCGGCGAGGCCGACGCCGGTCTCGTCTACAAGACCGACTCCGCCAAGTCCGGTGACAAGGTCGTCACCGTGGACATCCCGGACGACCAGAACGCCGTGGCCTCCTACCCGGCCGCCACGCTGAAGCAGTCCAAGAACGCCACGGACGCGGCCGCCTTCGTGGCCTGGCTGAGCACCCCCGAGGCGCAGAAGATCCTCCAGGACGCGGGCTTCCAGAAGGCGTAA
- a CDS encoding CbtA family protein, which yields MYASTVRGLLVRGMLAGLIAGLFAFAVAYVVGEPPVRGSIAVEEAQAAKDAAGAPSAHAGHGGDAASGEAAEEEEELVSRPVQSTFGLATGVLVYGVALGGIASLAFSFALGRVGGFSPRATAALTGAGAFALVYLVPFLKYPATPPAVGNPDTIGQRTTLFFLMILLSVLLGVGAIILGRRLAPRLGNWNATLAAAGGFIVATALAFAVLPDNSDAVQPGFPAALLWEFRVASLAVQLVLWAVFAIVFGVLAQRLLAARAEGTEATAPAQQEAPALG from the coding sequence ATGTACGCCTCCACTGTCAGAGGACTACTGGTCCGCGGCATGCTCGCGGGCCTGATCGCCGGACTGTTCGCGTTCGCGGTCGCCTACGTGGTCGGTGAACCGCCGGTACGGGGTTCGATCGCCGTGGAAGAGGCCCAGGCCGCCAAGGACGCCGCGGGCGCCCCGAGCGCGCACGCCGGGCACGGTGGTGACGCCGCGTCGGGCGAGGCCGCGGAGGAGGAGGAAGAGCTGGTCAGCCGACCGGTTCAGTCGACCTTCGGCCTGGCGACCGGTGTTCTGGTCTACGGGGTCGCGCTCGGCGGCATCGCCTCGCTCGCGTTCTCGTTCGCCCTCGGCCGCGTCGGCGGGTTCAGCCCGCGGGCCACGGCCGCTCTCACCGGGGCGGGCGCGTTCGCCCTGGTCTACCTGGTGCCGTTCCTCAAGTACCCGGCCACCCCGCCGGCGGTCGGCAACCCGGACACGATCGGGCAGCGCACCACGCTGTTCTTCCTGATGATCCTGCTGAGCGTGCTGCTCGGCGTCGGCGCGATCATCCTCGGGCGGCGGCTGGCACCGCGCCTGGGCAACTGGAACGCGACGCTGGCCGCGGCGGGTGGCTTCATCGTCGCCACCGCCCTGGCGTTCGCGGTCCTGCCGGACAACAGCGACGCCGTCCAGCCCGGTTTCCCCGCGGCCCTGCTGTGGGAGTTCCGGGTCGCCTCGCTGGCCGTCCAGCTCGTCCTGTGGGCGGTGTTCGCCATCGTCTTCGGGGTCCTCGCCCAGCGGCTCCTGGCCGCGCGCGCCGAGGGCACGGAAGCGACGGCTCCGGCTCAGCAGGAGGCTCCCGCGCTCGGCTGA
- the thpR gene encoding RNA 2',3'-cyclic phosphodiesterase, which produces MSEKTQAATVRVFIALAPPDEAKEELEKRLEPTYAAYPRMRWNRIEDWHITLAFLGELPVTAVDLLRPPLAELAGARRPLRLALRGGGHFDERVLWTGIDGDLDGLHLLAADVRAAVTDCGIPFHGRPLRPHLTLARSRRHDTTSAVEAADGLDGFIGRPWETRRLHLVGSNTGRGPGPIHYRDIRSWPFEGDG; this is translated from the coding sequence GTGAGTGAAAAGACCCAGGCGGCGACCGTCCGCGTGTTCATAGCGCTGGCCCCGCCCGACGAGGCGAAGGAAGAGCTGGAGAAGCGGCTGGAGCCGACCTACGCCGCGTACCCGCGCATGCGCTGGAACCGTATCGAGGACTGGCACATCACCCTGGCCTTCCTCGGCGAGCTCCCGGTCACCGCCGTCGACCTCCTGCGACCGCCGCTCGCGGAGCTCGCCGGGGCCCGGCGGCCGCTGCGGCTCGCGCTGCGCGGCGGCGGACACTTCGACGAGCGGGTCCTGTGGACGGGGATCGACGGGGACCTCGACGGACTGCACCTCCTCGCCGCCGACGTGCGCGCCGCGGTCACCGACTGCGGCATCCCCTTCCACGGCCGGCCGCTGCGCCCGCATCTGACGCTGGCGCGCTCCCGCCGCCACGACACGACCAGCGCGGTGGAGGCCGCCGACGGGCTCGACGGCTTCATCGGCCGCCCGTGGGAGACCCGTCGCCTCCACCTCGTCGGAAGCAACACCGGCCGCGGTCCCGGCCCCATCCACTACCGCGACATCCGGTCCTGGCCCTTCGAGGGCGACGGCTGA
- a CDS encoding TOBE domain-containing protein: MQSYTIGQAARLLGVSPDTARRWADAGRVVTHRDEGGRRLIDGRDLAAFSVEVGQGAHREDGEPYTSARNAFPGIVTAVELGDVAAKVEIQAGPHRLVSLLTREAVEELELEVGMQATARVKSTSVHIDRT; encoded by the coding sequence ATGCAGTCCTACACCATCGGACAGGCGGCGCGTCTGCTGGGCGTCAGCCCGGACACCGCTCGCCGCTGGGCCGACGCCGGCCGGGTCGTGACCCATCGCGACGAAGGCGGTCGACGCCTGATCGACGGACGCGACCTGGCCGCCTTCTCCGTCGAGGTGGGCCAGGGCGCCCACCGCGAGGACGGGGAACCGTACACCTCGGCACGCAACGCCTTTCCCGGCATCGTCACGGCCGTCGAACTCGGCGACGTCGCCGCCAAGGTCGAGATCCAGGCAGGTCCCCACCGCCTGGTCTCGCTGCTCACCCGTGAGGCCGTCGAGGAGCTCGAGCTGGAGGTCGGCATGCAGGCCACCGCCCGCGTGAAGTCCACCAGCGTGCACATCGACCGCACCTGA
- a CDS encoding MFS transporter: MPSHPSVRPDTPPTTAATGYRALLRDREFGGLYLSFTLTVTASTLSGFALGTLVNHRTGSPFLTAVSMYGATFATVLGALTLMSVADGKRPRRTLLLLQLVSLAGIAAQAVPGLPLAARFALLLTLGFFQSLGTGTRLGLLAEVVPGSAYAPARSLMNVTAGGTVIIGYAVGAVLLRYLSPYGLFAVAAALTALGTAVVAATVREHSIRLTRRPGLRRTWTTNAELFAHPGRRMLLLNLWVPNGLIVGCEALFLSYDPGGAGTLLAAASAGMLLGDLIVGRLLDAERRRRFAFALRLLLAAPFLLFAVHPPVLVAAVAVGLAGVGFAATLPLQEQLLEQTPDAVRGQVQGVESAGRMTWQGIGAAIAGGLAQYLTPGTAIAVAAGLSLAVTLLCRPRTTAATAWYRIS; this comes from the coding sequence ATGCCTTCACACCCTTCCGTCCGTCCTGACACACCCCCGACCACCGCCGCCACCGGCTATCGCGCCCTGCTGCGCGACCGGGAGTTCGGCGGCCTCTACCTCAGCTTCACCCTCACCGTCACCGCGAGCACTTTGTCCGGCTTCGCGCTCGGCACCCTGGTCAACCACCGGACCGGTTCCCCGTTCCTGACGGCCGTGAGCATGTACGGCGCCACCTTCGCGACGGTGCTCGGCGCGCTGACGCTGATGTCGGTGGCGGACGGGAAACGGCCCCGCCGGACGCTCCTCCTGCTCCAACTCGTCTCCCTGGCGGGCATCGCCGCGCAGGCCGTCCCGGGGCTGCCGCTCGCGGCCCGGTTCGCGCTGCTGCTGACGCTGGGCTTCTTCCAGTCCCTGGGCACCGGCACCCGGCTGGGGCTGCTCGCCGAGGTCGTCCCCGGCTCCGCGTACGCGCCCGCCCGTTCGCTGATGAACGTCACCGCCGGCGGCACGGTGATCATCGGCTACGCGGTCGGCGCCGTGCTGCTGCGGTACCTGAGCCCGTACGGACTCTTCGCCGTCGCCGCGGCCCTGACCGCCCTCGGGACGGCGGTGGTGGCCGCCACCGTCCGGGAGCACTCGATCCGGCTGACCCGCCGACCCGGCCTGCGCCGGACCTGGACGACGAACGCCGAGCTGTTCGCCCACCCCGGCCGGCGGATGCTGCTGCTGAACCTCTGGGTCCCGAACGGCCTGATCGTCGGCTGCGAGGCGCTGTTCCTCTCCTACGACCCGGGCGGGGCGGGCACCCTCCTCGCCGCCGCGTCGGCGGGCATGCTCCTCGGGGACCTGATCGTCGGCCGCCTGCTCGACGCCGAACGCCGCCGCCGGTTCGCCTTCGCACTGCGGCTGCTGCTCGCCGCCCCCTTCCTGCTGTTCGCCGTCCACCCGCCGGTCCTGGTCGCGGCCGTCGCGGTGGGCCTCGCCGGCGTCGGGTTCGCGGCCACCCTGCCCCTCCAGGAGCAGCTCCTCGAACAGACCCCGGACGCCGTCCGCGGCCAGGTCCAGGGAGTCGAGTCGGCCGGCCGGATGACCTGGCAGGGCATCGGCGCCGCGATCGCCGGAGGCCTGGCCCAGTACCTCACCCCGGGGACGGCGATCGCCGTCGCCGCCGGGCTCTCGCTGGCCGTCACCCTGCTCTGCCGACCGCGCACGACCGCCGCGACCGCCTGGTACCGGATCTCGTGA
- a CDS encoding alpha-ketoglutarate-dependent dioxygenase AlkB produces MHAVQGLQGSLFDQGDEIRLGPLGGMRRTELGAGAWVDHLPGWLGGADALYERLAVDVPWQAERRQMYEREVEVPRLLAFYAADRPLPHPSLTAAREVLTRHYAAELGEPFTTAGLCLYRDGRDSVAWHGDRTGRSRAEDTMVAIVSVGDPRDLAFRPRGGGPTLLRLPLGHGDLVVMGGSCQRSMEHAVPKSTRAVGPRISIQFRPHGVR; encoded by the coding sequence ATGCACGCAGTCCAGGGCCTCCAGGGTTCCCTCTTCGACCAGGGCGACGAGATCCGGCTCGGCCCGCTCGGCGGGATGCGGCGTACCGAGCTCGGCGCCGGCGCCTGGGTCGACCACCTGCCCGGCTGGCTCGGCGGTGCCGACGCGCTCTACGAACGGCTGGCCGTCGACGTGCCCTGGCAGGCCGAGCGGCGGCAGATGTACGAGCGGGAGGTGGAGGTGCCCCGGCTGCTCGCCTTCTACGCCGCGGACCGGCCCCTGCCCCACCCCTCGCTCACCGCCGCCCGCGAGGTGCTCACCCGTCACTACGCCGCCGAGCTCGGCGAGCCCTTCACCACCGCCGGCCTGTGTCTGTACCGCGACGGCCGCGACAGCGTCGCCTGGCACGGGGACCGGACCGGCCGGTCCCGGGCCGAGGACACGATGGTGGCCATCGTCTCGGTCGGCGACCCGCGCGATCTCGCGTTCCGGCCCCGGGGTGGCGGGCCCACCCTGCTGCGGCTGCCCCTGGGACACGGCGACCTCGTCGTCATGGGGGGCTCCTGCCAGCGGAGCATGGAGCACGCCGTACCCAAGTCGACGCGGGCCGTCGGTCCCCGCATCAGCATCCAGTTCCGACCCCACGGCGTCCGCTGA
- the dhaL gene encoding dihydroxyacetone kinase subunit DhaL: MRDAEFFRRWMAAAATAVEREADRLTELDSPIGDADHGSNLLRGFTAVRAALEAEPTDAAPGAVLQLAGRTLISTVGGASGPLYGTLLRRTGKALGESPEVSDEELRAALSEGVGAVAQLGGAAPGDKTMLDALLPGVAALATSYRAAGVAAENGALATVPMRARKGRASYLGERSVGHQDPGATSSALLLGALADVAEQAGAR, translated from the coding sequence GTGCGTGACGCAGAGTTCTTCCGGCGCTGGATGGCGGCCGCAGCGACCGCGGTGGAGCGGGAGGCGGACCGGCTGACCGAGCTCGACTCCCCCATCGGGGACGCCGACCACGGGAGCAATCTGCTGCGGGGCTTCACGGCCGTGCGCGCCGCCCTGGAGGCCGAGCCGACGGACGCGGCGCCGGGCGCGGTGCTCCAGCTGGCCGGGAGGACGCTGATCTCCACGGTCGGCGGGGCGTCGGGTCCGCTGTACGGGACGCTGCTGCGGCGCACGGGCAAGGCGCTCGGGGAGTCCCCCGAGGTGTCCGACGAGGAGCTGCGCGCGGCCCTGTCCGAGGGGGTCGGGGCGGTGGCGCAGCTGGGCGGGGCGGCGCCGGGCGACAAGACGATGCTGGACGCGCTGCTGCCGGGGGTGGCCGCGCTGGCCACCTCGTACCGGGCGGCCGGGGTCGCGGCGGAGAACGGGGCGCTGGCGACGGTGCCGATGCGGGCGCGCAAGGGACGGGCCAGCTACCTGGGCGAGCGGAGCGTCGGCCACCAGGATCCGGGGGCGACCTCGTCGGCGCTGTTGCTGGGTGCGCTGGCGGACGTGGCGGAGCAGGCGGGTGCGCGGTGA
- a CDS encoding MFS transporter: MLSVLRNSAYRRLFTAQVVALVGTGLATVALSLLAYELAGEDASAVLGTAFAIKMIAYVTIAPVIGAVADRIPRRVLMTAMDLIRAGAAAALPFVTEIWQIHVLIFLLQAASAAFTPTFQATVPEILPAERDYTRALSMSRLAYDLESLFSPVLATALLTLVSYDWLFAGTTVGFLASAALVVATALPGPAPIERTGGVRAEALFGIRLFGATPRLRALLALDLAVAAAGAVVLVDTVSLVRGHLDRPAGAVPLALGAYGAGSMVTALLLPRLLQRFTDRAVMLRAAFALPPALAAGAALTATEPRAWSWPALLAVWATIGAACSAVLTPGGRVIRRSTAGADLPAAFAARFSLSHGCWLLTYPLAGWLAAGAGLPLAVLVLAAVCLCATTAAAALWPARDPDRLDHVHPDLPPGHPHLADARPATGGWRHGHHYVIDRHHHRWPARTAGRPRPARRPSP; this comes from the coding sequence GTGCTGTCCGTACTGCGCAACAGCGCCTATCGCCGCCTGTTCACCGCCCAGGTCGTCGCCCTGGTCGGGACCGGCCTCGCCACCGTCGCGCTGAGCCTGCTCGCGTACGAGCTCGCGGGCGAGGACGCCTCGGCGGTCCTCGGCACCGCCTTCGCGATCAAGATGATCGCCTACGTCACCATCGCCCCGGTGATCGGCGCGGTCGCCGACCGGATCCCGCGACGCGTCCTGATGACGGCCATGGACCTGATCCGCGCCGGTGCCGCGGCGGCCCTTCCGTTCGTCACCGAGATCTGGCAGATCCACGTCCTGATCTTTCTGCTCCAGGCGGCGTCGGCGGCGTTCACCCCCACCTTCCAGGCCACCGTCCCCGAGATCCTGCCGGCCGAACGCGACTACACCCGGGCCCTGTCGATGAGCCGGCTCGCCTACGACCTGGAGAGCCTCTTCAGTCCGGTCCTGGCCACGGCCCTGCTCACCCTGGTCTCGTACGACTGGCTGTTCGCCGGCACGACCGTCGGATTCCTCGCCTCCGCCGCGCTCGTCGTCGCCACGGCCCTGCCCGGACCCGCCCCGATCGAGCGCACCGGCGGTGTCCGCGCCGAAGCCCTCTTCGGCATCCGCCTCTTCGGGGCCACGCCCCGGCTGCGGGCCCTGCTCGCGCTCGACCTCGCGGTCGCCGCCGCCGGAGCCGTCGTCCTCGTCGACACCGTCTCCCTGGTACGCGGCCACCTCGACCGCCCGGCCGGTGCGGTCCCGCTCGCCCTCGGGGCGTACGGCGCCGGCTCCATGGTGACCGCGCTGCTCCTGCCCCGCCTCCTGCAACGCTTCACCGATCGTGCCGTGATGCTCCGCGCCGCCTTCGCCCTCCCACCGGCCTTGGCGGCCGGGGCCGCGCTCACCGCGACCGAGCCGCGCGCGTGGTCCTGGCCCGCGCTCCTGGCCGTCTGGGCCACGATCGGCGCCGCCTGCTCGGCCGTCCTGACTCCGGGGGGCCGGGTGATCCGCCGCTCCACCGCCGGCGCGGACCTGCCCGCCGCGTTCGCCGCCCGCTTCTCCCTCTCCCACGGCTGCTGGCTGCTCACCTACCCGCTGGCCGGCTGGCTCGCCGCCGGGGCGGGGCTGCCCCTGGCCGTCCTGGTCCTGGCCGCCGTCTGCCTGTGCGCCACCACGGCCGCGGCGGCGCTCTGGCCCGCCCGGGACCCGGACCGGCTGGACCACGTACATCCGGACCTGCCGCCCGGTCACCCGCACCTCGCCGACGCCCGCCCCGCCACGGGCGGTTGGCGACACGGGCACCACTACGTCATCGACCGGCACCACCACCGCTGGCCCGCGAGAACGGCCGGCCGCCCGCGTCCCGCGCGACGCCCTTCCCCATGA
- a CDS encoding RNA-binding S4 domain-containing protein: MADEGTGTGTVRVDAWIWSVRLTKTRSIAATACRAGHVKVNGERAKPAQPVRAGDEVRLFHAGRERIVVVKRPVSKRVGAPVAAECLIDNSPPPPTPVEAAVVGIRDRGAGRPTKRERRDIETLRGRPQGTF, translated from the coding sequence ATGGCTGATGAGGGAACGGGAACGGGCACGGTACGGGTCGACGCGTGGATCTGGTCCGTGCGCCTGACCAAGACCCGCTCGATCGCGGCGACCGCCTGCCGGGCGGGCCACGTGAAGGTCAACGGAGAGCGCGCCAAGCCGGCGCAGCCCGTGCGCGCGGGGGACGAGGTACGGCTCTTCCACGCGGGGCGCGAGCGGATCGTCGTCGTCAAGCGGCCCGTGTCCAAGCGGGTCGGCGCCCCCGTCGCCGCCGAGTGCCTGATCGACAACAGCCCGCCGCCGCCCACGCCCGTGGAGGCCGCCGTGGTCGGCATCCGCGACCGGGGAGCGGGCCGCCCGACGAAGCGCGAGCGCCGCGACATCGAAACCCTCCGCGGCCGGCCCCAGGGCACGTTCTAG
- a CDS encoding CbtB domain-containing protein, with amino-acid sequence MAEAIASAAISTPAAGSLSAPLPVRAVLPWALFVGLLMLVALYFVGAEQGATAVFAGEGVHEWVHDGRHLLGFPCH; translated from the coding sequence ATGGCCGAGGCAATCGCTTCCGCTGCCATATCCACCCCCGCCGCCGGCTCCCTGTCGGCTCCGCTGCCTGTGCGCGCGGTGCTGCCCTGGGCACTCTTCGTCGGTCTCCTGATGCTCGTCGCCCTGTACTTCGTCGGTGCCGAACAGGGCGCCACGGCCGTGTTCGCCGGTGAAGGCGTGCACGAGTGGGTGCACGACGGTCGTCATCTGCTCGGCTTCCCCTGCCACTGA
- the dhaK gene encoding dihydroxyacetone kinase subunit DhaK → MRMLINSPQTVVADALRGMAAAHPELDVDVERRVVVRRDAKAGGRVGVVSGGGSGHEPLHAGFVGHGMLSAACPGEVFTSPVPDQMVRAAAAVDSGQGVLFVVKNYTGDVLNFEMAAELAEEDGLRIERVLVDDDVAVTDSLFTAGRRGTGATLFVEKIAGAAAEEGAPLDRVAALARRVDACSRSFGVALSACTTPAKGSPTFDLPDGELELGIGIHGEPGRERRPMMSAREIAEVAVGAVLEELAQIGPADGPVLALVNGMGATPLLELYGFHAEVVRVLADRGVPVARALVGNYVTSLDMAGCSVTLCRADEELLRLWDAPVRTAALRWGL, encoded by the coding sequence ATGAGGATGCTGATCAACAGTCCGCAGACCGTGGTCGCCGACGCCCTACGAGGGATGGCGGCCGCCCATCCCGAGCTGGACGTCGACGTGGAGCGGCGCGTCGTCGTACGGCGGGACGCGAAGGCCGGCGGGCGGGTCGGGGTGGTGTCCGGGGGCGGGTCCGGGCACGAGCCGCTGCACGCCGGGTTCGTGGGGCACGGGATGCTGTCGGCCGCGTGTCCCGGGGAGGTGTTCACCTCGCCGGTGCCCGACCAGATGGTGCGGGCGGCCGCGGCCGTGGACTCCGGCCAAGGGGTGCTGTTCGTCGTCAAGAACTACACCGGGGACGTGCTGAACTTCGAGATGGCCGCCGAACTCGCCGAGGAGGACGGCCTGCGGATCGAGCGCGTCCTGGTCGACGACGACGTCGCGGTGACCGACAGCCTGTTCACCGCCGGACGCCGCGGCACCGGGGCCACCCTCTTCGTCGAGAAGATCGCCGGGGCGGCCGCCGAGGAAGGAGCGCCGCTGGACCGGGTGGCCGCGCTCGCCCGACGGGTCGACGCGTGCTCGCGGAGTTTCGGGGTGGCGCTGAGCGCGTGCACCACGCCCGCGAAGGGCAGCCCGACCTTCGACCTGCCGGACGGGGAGCTGGAGTTGGGCATCGGCATCCACGGCGAACCGGGCCGGGAGCGGCGCCCGATGATGTCGGCGCGGGAGATCGCCGAGGTCGCCGTGGGCGCCGTACTGGAGGAGCTCGCGCAGATCGGGCCGGCCGACGGTCCGGTGCTGGCCCTCGTCAACGGGATGGGGGCGACCCCGCTGCTGGAGCTGTACGGCTTCCACGCGGAGGTGGTACGGGTGCTGGCCGATCGCGGTGTGCCGGTGGCTCGGGCGCTCGTCGGAAACTACGTCACCTCGCTGGACATGGCGGGGTGTTCGGTGACGCTGTGCCGGGCCGACGAGGAGCTGCTGCGGCTGTGGGACGCGCCCGTCCGCACAGCGGCCCTGCGTTGGGGTCTGTGA
- a CDS encoding ArsR/SmtB family transcription factor, giving the protein MSAGRHLAGAHGAQPAGATPDAPGAPGTQVTPERGDRLEAAASVLALLADRTRLALMERLGRGEADVTTLTEACGAARPSVSQHLAKLRLAGLVTTRKDGRRVVYALGHGHLRRLVDEALNVADHQLGSLPPHD; this is encoded by the coding sequence ATGAGCGCAGGCAGACATCTCGCAGGTGCACACGGTGCGCAACCGGCGGGGGCGACGCCGGACGCGCCGGGGGCACCGGGTACCCAGGTCACACCGGAGCGGGGTGACCGGCTGGAGGCCGCCGCGTCCGTGCTGGCCCTGCTCGCCGACCGCACCCGCCTGGCGCTCATGGAACGCCTCGGCCGGGGCGAGGCCGATGTCACCACCCTCACCGAGGCCTGCGGAGCCGCCCGACCGTCCGTCAGCCAGCACCTCGCCAAGCTCCGCCTGGCGGGGCTGGTCACCACCCGCAAGGACGGCCGCCGGGTCGTCTACGCGCTGGGGCACGGTCATCTGCGGCGGCTGGTGGACGAGGCCCTGAACGTCGCCGACCACCAGCTCGGTTCCCTCCCGCCGCACGACTGA
- a CDS encoding VOC family protein, translated as MDLGAFSVSLTVRDLDASRAFYEKLGFAAFGGNPEQGWLILKNGDVVIGLFVGMFEKNMLTFNPGWDSSASALDSFTDIRETQARLKARGVEFLTEVDESGSGPGSFLVVDPDGNPVLFDQHV; from the coding sequence ATGGATCTCGGCGCCTTCTCCGTGAGTCTGACCGTGCGCGACCTCGACGCCTCCCGCGCGTTCTACGAGAAGCTCGGATTCGCCGCCTTCGGCGGGAATCCCGAGCAGGGCTGGCTGATCCTCAAGAACGGCGACGTCGTGATCGGGCTGTTCGTGGGCATGTTCGAGAAGAACATGCTGACCTTCAACCCGGGCTGGGACAGCAGCGCGAGCGCGCTCGACTCGTTCACCGACATCCGCGAGACGCAGGCGCGGCTGAAGGCGCGGGGCGTGGAGTTCCTGACGGAGGTGGACGAGTCGGGCTCCGGTCCGGGCAGCTTCCTCGTCGTCGACCCGGACGGGAACCCGGTCCTCTTCGACCAGCACGTCTGA